One segment of Arthrobacter sp. MMS18-M83 DNA contains the following:
- a CDS encoding glutamate synthase subunit beta encodes MADPRGFLKVRQRETQPRRPVPVRIMDWKEVYEAQDKGVLKSQAGRCMDCGVPFCHQGCPLGNLIPEWNDLTWRGKGEEAIERLHATNNFPEFTGRLCPAPCEASCVLGINQPAVTIKQVEVSIIDDAFENGWVQPLPPTRLSGKTVAVVGSGPAGLAVAQQLTRVGHTVAVYERDDKIGGLLRYGIPDFKMEKEQVDRRVEQMKAEGTRFRTGVAVGSDVTWEQLRRRYDSVVIATGATVPRDLPIPGRQLEGIHFAMDYLVPANRVVAGETVEGQIDAKGKHVVILGGGDTGADCLGTAHRHGAASVTTLAIGKQPPLERASHQPWPTFPTLFEVASAHEEGGERTYLASTVEFVGENGKLTGVKVAETEFVDGKRLPKAGTERVIPADLVLLSLGFTGAEPAGITEQVSAEFDGRGNVARDGYYMTNTEGVFVAGDAGRGQSLIVWAIAEGRACAAAVDKFLMGSTILPAPVAPTDRAISVL; translated from the coding sequence GTGGCTGATCCACGCGGATTTCTGAAAGTCCGGCAGCGCGAGACGCAGCCACGCCGTCCCGTTCCTGTCCGCATCATGGACTGGAAGGAAGTCTATGAGGCCCAGGACAAGGGCGTGCTCAAGAGCCAGGCCGGCCGCTGCATGGACTGTGGCGTTCCGTTCTGCCACCAAGGCTGCCCCTTGGGGAACCTCATCCCTGAGTGGAACGACCTCACCTGGCGCGGAAAGGGCGAGGAAGCGATCGAGCGCTTGCACGCTACGAACAACTTCCCGGAGTTCACGGGCCGGTTGTGTCCCGCACCCTGTGAGGCATCCTGTGTTTTGGGCATCAACCAGCCCGCTGTGACCATCAAGCAGGTTGAAGTTTCCATCATTGACGACGCCTTTGAGAACGGCTGGGTACAGCCGCTTCCGCCGACGCGCCTCTCCGGTAAGACGGTCGCCGTCGTCGGCTCGGGCCCCGCGGGGCTTGCAGTTGCACAGCAACTGACGCGCGTCGGACACACCGTAGCCGTCTATGAGCGCGACGACAAGATCGGGGGACTGCTGCGCTATGGCATCCCCGATTTCAAGATGGAGAAGGAACAGGTCGACCGCCGAGTCGAGCAGATGAAGGCAGAGGGCACCCGGTTCCGTACCGGTGTGGCGGTCGGAAGCGACGTGACGTGGGAGCAACTGCGCCGACGCTACGATTCCGTGGTGATTGCCACCGGTGCTACCGTGCCGCGCGATCTTCCCATTCCCGGCCGCCAGCTTGAAGGCATCCACTTCGCCATGGATTACCTGGTGCCCGCCAACCGCGTGGTTGCGGGTGAAACCGTGGAAGGCCAGATCGATGCCAAGGGCAAGCATGTGGTAATCCTCGGTGGCGGCGACACTGGCGCCGACTGCCTCGGCACGGCACACCGACATGGCGCCGCGTCTGTCACCACGCTTGCGATCGGCAAGCAGCCCCCGCTTGAACGTGCCTCGCACCAGCCATGGCCGACGTTCCCGACGCTCTTCGAGGTTGCCAGCGCGCACGAGGAGGGCGGCGAACGCACATACCTTGCTTCCACTGTTGAATTTGTCGGAGAAAACGGCAAGCTCACAGGGGTCAAGGTTGCCGAGACCGAATTCGTGGACGGCAAGCGACTGCCGAAGGCCGGCACCGAACGCGTCATCCCGGCTGATCTGGTCTTGCTGTCGCTTGGCTTTACGGGCGCGGAACCTGCCGGTATCACCGAACAGGTCAGCGCAGAATTCGACGGCCGCGGCAACGTGGCCCGAGATGGGTACTACATGACCAACACCGAGGGCGTTTTCGTGGCCGGCGATGCCGGCCGCGGGCAGTCCTTGATTGTCTGGGCTATCGCCGAAGGCCGCGCCTGCGCTGCCGCCGTCGACAAGTTCCTGATGGGCAGCACTATTCTCCCCGCGCCGGTGGCTCCCACCGACCGGGCTATATCGGTCCTCTAA